The sequence AAAAGTATCCAATAGGGTAATCAAATAAGCATTTCTTCTCTCTCCCCGAATGTAAATGTATTTAACATCAATCTCAATGACTTCAAAAGGGTGAGACGGATTAAGTTGGTTATGTTCAACATATTTTCCGGCAGATTTTTTTCCCGGGATTGCCTAAATTATGTTCTTTCATCAGCCGATAGACCTTTTTGTCTCCAATCTGATAATTTAAATCTTTCAGTGTCCAGGTAACCTTTAAATATCCGTTTTCCATAAACTCCTGTTGAAGTATTCTGCATATTTCTGCAACCACAACATTGTTGAGGACAATACTCCAGCCTGTCATCTTTGTAGGTGTAGTATTAGGTGCTTTTGCTGATCCCTGCCATTGTGGCCATCATACAAGCTAAGCCAATTTTTCCTCCCCGAAAATTGCTCGTCTTATATCGCACCTGATGAAGCATGAAGTTCTCTGGCTACGAATTTCTCACTAATTATTTTTAAAAAATGAGTTTTTGCACAGTTTGACGGTTGCAAACAGGCGTATACTGCCAACCTTCAACTTTATAGTCAAGGAACAACTTTATCAGGCAGTTACGCTTGTTTGTTGTTAGCGTTTCGTGCTTATTATTTAAATGGTAGTAAATGAATCCGTTATAGAAGTAACACCTTGTGGACCAGGTTGAACAATTCCTCTTAAAGGAATAGGTATTTGAATACCAGGAATTCCTTGTTGCATAGCAACTGCATTGTCATATATACTTATCAAAGGCACACCAGCAGGCACTAAACTTGACTTTATTTCAGTAACA comes from Sphingobacteriales bacterium and encodes:
- a CDS encoding transposase family protein, which gives rise to MPGKKSAGKYVEHNQLNPSHPFEVIEIDVKYIYIRGERRNAYLITLLDTFSRIAISWDLQFSIKHTHAKRLIKENQ
- a CDS encoding transposase; this translates as MTGWSIVLNNVVVAEICRILQQEFMENGYLKVTWTLKDLNYQIGDKKVYRLMKEHNLGNPGKKICRKIC